In Vibrio crassostreae, the following are encoded in one genomic region:
- the traC gene encoding type IV secretion system protein TraC, protein MFSSSRSGLSALFQEAKQAQNHLHHELPYRDYDPIEQVFDNTHSRGFGFKISLLGGANDDLIQSLSHLMGDLPAGDKWDYQVQLFGHNRVAHYLEGNQALLSQRGGICQKMANDDAIYAHYAAQHGFLHRQKNNRFDLRDYDAFFFVSTTEKDPQELLDARMTLETGLAQLGFDLLPVTPEGLLTSVGDTLNFDKSQDRPNEKSYNPLEPLNLQALSPDTEALTHRGHIATRHTNDQGEEVRTRLVHLGLSRLPGDYRLYALPEAFSSIRNVSRNITCPHRVTLSFRNEPTGKQNADNDNKIKDLTKTVNSQMAILAPMAEDELKERKALQKGLLSKEFTIASMVLTVSLMTDKAHQKKDTQAAKESFSHAGLDIIPLKMNQPQALLSTLPFMMSEGLWGDCKKAGRVRTLKSSNLVNFFPLIMDFSQLKGGVLLPTMRQQISFFNPFTCGSDNQNIALTGGSGAGKSFLVQEIAETVYAMGGKVWILDKGASYKKLTLSLGGTYMTHANIFLNPFTHLGAMQSAEFEFVDDDGRPVDPMMEALDNITALFATIASPYVPLTAFQQSVLGDAIVTAWERKGHQVLVDDVRDALIEIAGEESDRRIKDIAVQLKKFCTDGMYKDVFNKPSMLDPNVEITTLELDGFPPAVLRPVIFALMVSINQQMYLAGSRSTPKLCIIEEAWSLLSGANEQAREFINTGYRTARKFGGAFCTVTQGIEDFFSNEEAKACYNNSDIHIILRQGEGFDKYLLQNPDAFSPFEQRIIKSFAPSVEAGYSSARIKAGGHVTYHRFFASPVKRAMFSTEPKEFEYCENLYKQGQSLERAIEQTSRHFYGKDIDAFNQAIGAST, encoded by the coding sequence TTTTGGTCACAACCGAGTGGCGCACTATCTCGAAGGGAACCAAGCCCTTCTCAGTCAGCGGGGCGGTATCTGTCAGAAAATGGCCAACGATGACGCCATTTACGCCCACTACGCGGCGCAACACGGGTTTCTACATAGGCAAAAAAACAATCGCTTTGATTTGCGCGACTACGACGCATTCTTTTTTGTCTCCACCACGGAAAAAGACCCACAAGAGCTGCTTGATGCGAGAATGACTCTAGAAACGGGGCTGGCGCAGCTTGGTTTTGATTTACTGCCCGTCACGCCTGAGGGACTGTTGACCAGCGTCGGTGATACCTTAAACTTTGATAAAAGCCAAGACAGACCCAATGAAAAAAGCTACAACCCATTAGAACCTTTGAACCTGCAAGCGTTATCTCCCGATACCGAAGCGTTAACCCATCGTGGTCATATCGCCACCCGTCATACCAATGACCAAGGGGAAGAGGTACGCACACGCCTTGTTCATTTAGGGCTTTCTCGATTGCCTGGTGATTATCGCTTGTACGCTTTACCAGAAGCCTTTTCTTCAATCCGTAATGTGTCGCGTAACATCACTTGCCCTCATCGCGTTACCTTGAGTTTTCGCAATGAGCCAACCGGTAAGCAAAATGCGGATAACGATAACAAGATAAAAGACTTAACCAAGACGGTGAACAGCCAAATGGCGATACTCGCGCCCATGGCTGAAGATGAACTCAAAGAGCGCAAAGCCTTGCAAAAAGGGTTGTTGTCTAAAGAGTTCACCATTGCATCTATGGTGCTCACGGTCTCGCTGATGACCGATAAAGCCCACCAGAAAAAAGACACCCAAGCGGCGAAGGAGTCATTTAGCCATGCTGGCCTTGACATCATTCCACTGAAAATGAATCAGCCACAAGCGCTGCTCTCCACGTTGCCTTTTATGATGAGTGAAGGATTATGGGGCGATTGTAAAAAAGCGGGGCGCGTTCGTACCTTAAAGAGCTCTAACCTGGTGAATTTCTTTCCGCTCATCATGGACTTTAGCCAGCTCAAAGGTGGCGTATTGCTGCCCACTATGCGCCAACAAATTTCGTTCTTTAACCCTTTCACCTGTGGCAGTGATAACCAAAACATCGCCCTGACGGGAGGCTCAGGCGCAGGGAAAAGCTTCCTAGTCCAAGAAATCGCTGAAACGGTTTACGCCATGGGCGGTAAAGTGTGGATCCTCGATAAAGGAGCCAGCTATAAAAAGCTGACCCTGAGCCTTGGGGGGACCTACATGACCCACGCCAACATCTTCTTAAACCCGTTCACGCATTTAGGCGCCATGCAAAGTGCTGAGTTTGAGTTTGTGGATGATGACGGCAGACCTGTCGATCCCATGATGGAAGCGCTCGATAATATCACGGCGTTGTTTGCCACCATCGCGTCACCCTACGTACCACTGACGGCGTTTCAACAAAGCGTCTTAGGCGATGCGATAGTGACGGCATGGGAGCGTAAAGGTCATCAAGTCTTGGTGGATGATGTCAGAGACGCCTTGATTGAGATTGCTGGAGAAGAAAGCGACCGACGCATTAAAGACATAGCGGTGCAACTGAAAAAGTTCTGCACAGATGGCATGTACAAAGACGTGTTCAACAAGCCATCCATGCTCGACCCCAATGTGGAAATCACCACGCTTGAACTCGATGGGTTCCCGCCTGCTGTGCTCAGACCCGTGATTTTTGCTCTCATGGTGTCGATTAACCAGCAGATGTACCTAGCTGGATCTCGCTCTACCCCAAAGCTGTGCATCATTGAAGAGGCCTGGAGCCTCCTCTCTGGGGCAAACGAGCAAGCGAGGGAGTTCATCAACACCGGTTATCGCACCGCCCGTAAGTTCGGCGGCGCTTTTTGTACGGTGACTCAAGGGATTGAAGACTTCTTTAGTAACGAGGAAGCCAAAGCCTGCTACAACAACTCAGACATTCACATCATTCTTCGTCAAGGGGAAGGGTTTGATAAGTATCTGCTCCAAAACCCGGATGCCTTCTCACCGTTTGAGCAGCGCATCATTAAAAGCTTCGCCCCGTCTGTTGAAGCAGGATACAGCAGCGCGCGCATCAAAGCGGGTGGCCATGTCACCTATCACCGCTTTTTCGCCTCTCCGGTGAAACGCGCCATGTTCTCAACCGAGCCTAAGGAGTTTGAGTATTGTGAAAATCTTTATAAACAAGGCCAATCACTGGAGCGCGCCATTGAGCAAACCTCCAGGCACTTTTATGGCAAAGACATTGACGCCTTTAATCAAGCCATTGGGGCAAGCACTTAG